In the genome of Afipia felis ATCC 53690, the window AACGGGGCAGGCAAGACCACCATCGTCAACGTGGTGACGGGCCTGCTCAAGCCGACCATGGGCGAAGTGCGGTTTCTCGGTGATGACATCGCTGGCGTCGGCCCGGTCGAGCTTGGCCGTCGCGGAATGGCGCGGGCGTTCCAACTCGTCAACGTGTTCCCGGCGCTGACCGTGCGCGAGACGCTCGGTGTCGCCATCGCTTCGCGTTTGAAGCGTGTTTCCAATCCGTTCCGCTCGCTCCGGAAAGACACAGAACTGCAGGCGGAAGCCGAGCGTGTGGCCGAAGTTCTCGGTCTGCGGTCCCGTCTCGATGTCGTGACCTCGACCCTGTCCCAGGGCGAGAAGAAGCTGCTCGATATCGCCAGCGCGTTTGCGCTCAATCCGCAGGTCATCCTGCTCGATGAGCCGACCAGCGGCGTTTCCACAGGTGACAAGCACGCCATCATGGAGGTGCTGGTGCGCGCGGCGAAGGAGGCCGGCGTGCGCGGCATCGTGCAGGTCGAGCACGATATGGATCTGGTGGCGCGCTACTCGCACCGGATCGTCGCGCTGCAGGCCGGGCAGGTGCTGGCCGACATGCCACCGGACCAGTTCTTCTCCGATCCGGCCATGATTTCTGCGGTCGTCGGCACCCGGCCGCCGACGATGAAGAGGGCTTCCTGATGCTCAACCTCTCCAATGTGAAGGTCGATATCCAGGGCAGCCGCATTCTCAACGGTGTGACGCTTGAAGTTGGCGCGGGCGAACTCGTCTGCCTCGTCGGCCGAAATGGTGCGGGTAAGACCACGACCTTCCGCAGCATCATGGGCTATCGCCGTATTCGCTCCGGCGAAATCACCTTCGACGGCCTTGACCTGACCAAACTGCCGACCTGGAAGATCGCGCAGAGCGGCATCGGCTTTTCGCCGGAGGAGTCAGAGGTCTACGCGGATCTCACGGTCGCGGAAAACATCGAGCTGTCGACCTGGACGCGTCCGACCGGGCGCGATGCCAAGACCCGCATCGAAGAAGCCTACAATGTGTTTCCGAAATTGCGGCAGTATCTCGCCCGCGGCGGAGCGGAATTGTCCGGCGGCGAGCGCAAGATGGTATCGATCGCGCGTGCGCTGACGCTGGATCCGAAGCTTCTGCTGCTCGACGAGCCGTTCGAAGGGCTGTCGCCCGCGATCATTCCGTTGATCGCCGAAGGCGTTGCGTCGATCCGTGCCATGGGCAAGGGAGTCTTGATGGCGGAATCCAACGTCCATCACATCCCCGAGTATGTTGACAGGCTTTATGTGCTGGAGCGCGGCGAACTGATGTTCACCGGCACGCTGGCGGAAGCGCATCGCGATCGCGACGTGATGCGCGTGATCGCCGGCGAAGTTGAAGTGGCGTCCTGACCGCCGCGCTGGAATTGTGGAAATCTGAAAGGACAATAAAAATGAAACACTATGTCGGCGACAGAACGATTGACGGGGTTCAGGTCCAGGTCGACGGTGCACCATTGCCGCAGCGGACCGACGTCGCGCAATACAGCGAGAACGGCTTCGAGTGGAGCTATGAGGGCGAGTCGCCGCTCCAACTCGCATTTGCGTTGCTCATGGATCACCTCAATGATGGGGAGGCGGCCAAGGCCTCCGCAAAGCCGTTTATGCGTGCCGTGGTCGCCAATTTCGACAACGAATGGGAAATGACGTCGTCGGATATCGACCTGGCGCTGACTGCGCTGGAGAACGGCGGCAAGGCCGCCTGATGCCACTTACCTATCGCGCGGCGGTTTTGCACGCCGCGAAGACGCCGATGACTATCGAAACCGTGACGGTGGCGCCGCTGAAGCCGTCCGATGTCGTCGTTAAGATACGCGCTGCCGGGCTTTGTCATACCGACCTCGAGGTGATCGAGGGCGGTCTGCGCTTTCCGATGCCGATCGTGCTCGGGCATGAGGCGGCGGGTGTGGTGGAAGAGGTCGGTCCCGAAGCACGCGGCGTTCGCAAGGGCGACCATGTCGTGCTGTCGTGGAATCCGCACTGCGGCCATTGCTTTTACTGCGACCGCGACGCGCCGATTCTGTGCGAGACTTATCTCGGCGAGGGGCCGAAAGCGCGAGGCTTCGACGGCGACAGCCGGGCGATGCTGGGCGACGGCCGCAGCCTGCAGCACCTGATGTATCTCGGCGCATTCGGCGAATACTGCATCGTGCCTGACCAGCAGGCGATTGTGGTGCCGAAGGAGATTCCGTTTGATCGCGCCTGCCTGATCGGCTGCGGTGTGATGACCGGCGCGGGTGCGGCACTCAATCTCAATGCCATCGCCTATGGCGACACTGTGATGGTGATCGGTTGCGGTGCGGTCGGCCTTGCGGCCGTGCAGGGCGCGCGGCTCGCGGGCGCGGGTGCCGTGGTGGCGGTCGATCTCGACCCCGCCAAGCTGACGCTGGCGCGGAAGCTCGGTGCAACGCACGTCATCAATGCGAAGGAGCAGGACGTCGCCGTTGCAGGCCGAGACCTGACCAACGGCCGCGGCGTCGATGTGGTGATCGAGTCGGCGGGAAGCCCCGCCGCTTTCCGTGTCACCACCGAGGCCGTACGCCCCGGCGGCCAGGTGATCTGGCTCGGCAAGGTCGACGTGCAGCAGGATGTTTCGTTCCGCTGGGGCTCGCTGATGCAGGAAAAACGCATCCGGCGTGTCAGCTATGGCAACGCCCGTCCGCAGCGCGATTTTCCGCTGCTGGCTCAGGCCTACCTTGACGGCAAGTTCGACCTCGATGCGCTGATTTCGCGGCGGATCAAGCTCGAAGACATCAATGCCGGTTTTGACGCTCTCAAGCGCGGCGAAACCATCCGCAGCGTGGTGATGTTCGACTGATAGACTGGGCGTGGTTGCCGCGCCCAGCCAATACGTCAGGCATCGAGCGTCTTGCGCGCGAAATCCTCGATATAGTCGATCAAGCGGTCGGAGGCATCGGCGGCTGCTTTCGAATTGCGTTCGGAGATCGCCTTCGCAACCTCGGCATGCAACGTTGCCGCCAGCGGCAGGTCGGCGACCTGCTGGTAGTGCTGATACCAAAAACGGCGAGAGGTCGCGTTCATCAACCCGATCGAACGGCGTGCGAACTCGTTATGCGCGGCGTCGGCGATGAGGCTGTTGAAACGCTGATCCAGCCGCATGAACTCCATATCGTCGGCACTTTTTGCTGCCTTGAGCATGTTCTTGGCGAGTTCGGCGAATTCCTTCCGCTCCTCGTCGTTCGCGCGCTCAGCGGCAAGGCGAGCCATCAACCGTTCGATTTCGCGCCGGACTTCAAGCAGGCGGAACTGTTTCTGTAGATTGATTTCGGAGACCATGATGCCGCGCCTCGGGATGATGACCACGAGGCCATCATGGGCGAGGCGCTGCAAAGCTTCGCGGGTAGGGGTGCGCCCGATCTTCAGCCGCTGCATCAACGTGCGCTCCGACAAAACGGTGCCAGGCGGAATTTGCAGGGTGACGATAATTTCCTCGAGTTCGCTATAGGCGCGATCTGTCAGAGTGGCGTGATTGGCTCTCGAGGCGGTACGGCGCTTTGAAGCCTTTTTTTTTGATTTCAAATCGGCCTCTTTCCAACCAGCGGCAGCTGGCCGCGATGTCCGCTTTGTCTTTTAAGTTGATCGTGAAAAGCGTTTCTCAACTGCGTCGCAACGCGACATGTCTCCGACACATGACGCATCCGAACGAGTCTTATCACAATGAAATTAATCGTACATTGCTTGTATATCAATGACAAGAGGGCCGTATATCAACGAGAAAGGCGACGCAGAATATGAAGTGCTTCGCTAATTCTGGGAGGTGACGACCCCCAACCAGCCCGGACTTGGAATCGGTGCCCCGATCATACGCCCTTGCCGAATCCGGGGCTCGTAAATCCTGACCGGCTGCGGGAGTAGGTCCCCCAGACACATCAGGATGCGTTAGTGATTCTGCATGGCCCGGCACGGACCCTCGCGGCAGCCGTAACAGAGAATTTCAGGGGGCCGTTTCTGAGATGCGGTAGCCTATTCCGGGCTCGGTCAGGATCAATTTCGGATCGTCAGGGTTCTCCTCGATCTTCTGCCGAAGCTGACCGATGTAGACGCGAAGGTATTGTGTATCCTCGACATGGGCAGCTCCCCACACTGCGGCGAGGATTTGTCTGTGGGTCACGATCCTGCCGGCGTGCCGAGACAGGAAAGACAGGAGCTCGAATTCTCTCGGCGTCAGCTTGATGTCCACGCCGCCTCGCGTCACGCGATGACGGACTGAATCGATCTCGACCGCACCAATACGCAGAACCGGAATTTCGGCCTGGCGTTGCATTCGGTGACGCGTTGCAGTGCGCATGCGGGCGAGCAATTCGCCGACATTGAAGGGCTTGTTCACGTAGTCGTCGGCACCCTTGTCCAATGCCTCGATTTTCTCAGCCTCGCGCTCCCGCGCGGAGAGCACAATGATCGGAACGTCCGACCACTCACGCACTTTTCCGATGACATCCTTGCCGTCACCGTCCGGCAGTCCAAGGTCGAGCAGAACGATATCGGGTGTCGCAGCGGCAATTTGCTTGATGGCGTCGGCGACCGTCGTGGTCGCGTAAATCTCGTAGGAATTGGCTTCAAGGGCAGGTTTCAGAAACCGCAGGATGGCAGCTTCGTCATCGACGATCAGGACGCGGGTCTTGCTGCTCATGACTCTGCCCTCCCGCGCGGAAGATGCAGGACGAAGCGCGTTCCATGTCCGTGAGCTATCGGACTCTGCGCTTCGACGGATCCGCCATGCGCCTCCGCGATGCCCTTTGCAATCGCAAGTCCGAGACCCGTTCCCTGACCGCCATCTGCGTTGGACGTGCCGCCAAGCGAAACAAATTTCTCGAAGATGCGCGGCAGCGCGTCCGGCGGGATGCCTGGCCCATCATCCACGACAGCCAGTTCGACCTCGTTTTCGTTCACTGCGCCCTCGATGCGGATGACGGTCTCGCGCGGCGTGTGCGTGACGGCGTTTGCGACAATGGTGCCGACAGCCTGTTCGATCAGAGCGGCGTCGGCGCGGATCAATGGCAAGTCCTGAGGAAGCTTTGTTTCAAAGTGCTGCCCGGCGCCGCGCCGCCGTGCGGCGCTGACGATACGCTGCACGATTTCCCGCAGATCGACCCAGTCATGACGCAACTCCAGTGCGCCTGCCTCGATCCGCGTTACCGCCAGCAGATTGCGCACCAGTTCGTCCAGCCCTTCGGCTTCGACCTTGATGTGCTGGAGCAGGTCGCTCCTTGCCGCAGGATCAAGTTTCTCGCCATAATCGAGCAGGCTGCTCGCAGAGCCTAGGATCGACGACAGCGGCGTGCGGAAGTCATGCGAAATCGATGCAAGCATGGTGTTGCGGACTCTTTCTGCTTCCGTCGCGGTTTTCGCGCTGACCATTTCACGCGACAGCATGGCACGATCCAGTGCCGCCGCCGCTTGTTCGGCCAGCGTATCGAGAAGAGCAAGCGATTCCGAATCCAGATCGCGCTGATCCTTTTCGCGCGCCACGCCGACAACGCCGAGCATCCTGTCGCCGAAACGCAGCGGAATGAAATACCAGGGAATGGTCGGCAGCGTGCCGGTGTTCGCGCCGGCCGGTTCGTTGTGCTGATAGGCCCATCGCGCAGCCATCATCGCGGCGGCATCGAGACTGTCTTCCGGCGGCCATGCCGCTATGAGGTCGAGGTCCGTATCATTGTCCATAAGGACGACGATCGATCTCGCCAGGCTGATGTGCATCTCACTGGCCGCGCCCTCGGCGACCGCGTCGGGCGTCGCGAGACGCGACAGCCGCCGGGTGAACTCGTAGAGACGGCGCATCGCGCGCATGCGGCTGGCCGACACGCCTGCCTGATACCGGGCACGGCCGGCCACGGCTGAGGTGATGATCGCAACCAGCAGAAAGATCGCGAGCGCCAGCAACTCGTAGGGCTCGGCAATCGTAAACGTGTAGAGTGGCGCGATGAAAAAGAAATTATAGGCTGCGAACGAAAGCAGCGAGGCGTAGACAGCCGGCCAGATGCCGAACCTCACCGCAGTCAGCAGAACCGCCAGCAAGTAGATGAGCGAGAGGTTCGGGATCGGCGTCAGATCGGTCAGGATTGTGCCGATGCCCGTCGCGCCTACAATCAGGGCCGTCGCCGAGAGAAAAGCCGTCGCATTCGCATTGAGTGGTGGTAGGCGCCATCGCGGTCGGCTGGAATCGCGATCCCGCGTCACGAGATGAATGGCGATGTCCTGTGTCCGTCGCACTAGCTCATGTGGCAGTGAGCGCCGCAGCAATTCATTGATAAAGCCATTGCGCGAACGCCCGACCACGATCTGCGTGACGTTCTCAAACCGCGCGAAGCGCAACAATTCTGCGGGAATGTCGGCCCCCGTCAGGGTGTCGGTGTCCGCGCCGAGCGAGCGCGCCAAGGCCATGGCATCGTCGAGCCGTTTGCGCGCCGTCTCGTCCGGATTAACGCCCGGCCGTTCGACCGTCACGGCTATCCACGGCGCATCCATCAGATCGGCGAGCCGCTTGGCCGTGCGCACTACTGCGGGAGAAATCGGATCTGGGCCGATGCAGGCCAGAATGCGTTCGCCTGCGGCCCACGGCCCTTCGATGGCTTCGGCCTGCATCCGCTCGACGAGATCGGCATCGACACGCTCAGCCGCCCGGCGCAGGGCCAGCTCGCGCAAGGCCGTCAGATTTTGCGGCTTGAAGAAACTCTCGACCGCACGCGCGGCCGTGTCCTGCACATAGACTTTTCCCTCGGCGAGGCGCTTCAGCAGTTCATCGGGCGGAAAATCCACCAGCATGACTTCGTCTGCCTTGTCGAACACGATGTCCGGCACGGTTTCACGTACGCGCACGTTGGTGATCTTCTGCACGACATCGTTCAGGCTCTCGAGATGCTGGATGTTGAGCGTGCTCCAGACATCGATGCCTGCCTTCAGAAGCTCGTCGACATCCTGCCAGCGCTTCGGATGGCGGCTTCCCGGCACATTGCTATGGGCATATTCATCGACAAGCAGCAGGCCCGGCCGCCGCTCCAGCGCCGCATCGAGATCGAATTCGTGCAAGACCTGATTGCGATAGATGATGGATTTGCGCGGTAGCGTCTCCAGCCCCTCGGCCAGAGTTTCCGTCTCGCGGCGACCGTGAGTCTCGATCAGTCCGGCAACGACGTCACGGCCACCCGAGCTTTCCGCGCGAGCAGCCGCGAGCATTGCATAAGTCTTGCCGACGCCAGGCGCTGCGCCGAGAAAAATTTTCAGATGACCCCGGTCTTCTTTCCGGGCTCTGGCAAGCAATGCATCTGGCGATGCGCGTTGGGCCGGTTCGATGGCCATAAAAGTCCAATAAGGAATGTCCTACGACTGCAACTTGTCGAGTGCGAGGTTAAGTTTCAAGACATTGACGCGAGGCTCGCCGAGAAAACCCCACATTCGTCCCTCGATCTGGCCGGTGACCAGTGCCCGAATTGTCGTCTCGGGGAGATGTCGTGCCTTGGCAACGCGCGAAACCTGAAAGAACGCTGCCTCCGGCGAAATATGCGGATCGAGCCCGCTGGCTGACGTCGTGACCAGATCGACCGGGAGGCTCCCGGACGGATTTTCCGCCTTCAGCTTCGCCACATCGTCCTTAAGCCGGCCGGCGAGGTCCTTGCTGGTCGGGCCGAGATTCGATCCGCCGGAGTTCGCTGCGTTGTAAGGCAACGGCACGCTCTTGCTTGCATCCTGCGGATCGGGCGCGGTCGTGGCGGACAGGCGGCCGTGGAAATATCTGTCGCTCTCGAATTGTTGGCCGATCAGTTCCGAGCCGATTACTTTCCCGTTGCGTTCGATCAAGCTTCCGTTTGCCTGAGCAGGGAAAATTGCTTGCGCAAGGCCGGTAATGGCAAGCGGATAGGCCAGTCCCGTGATGGCCGTCAGCATGAGCAGGACAACGAGGGCAGGGCGGATTTCCTTCAGCATGGGAAACCTCCTTCAAGCGAGTTGCAGCGCGGTGACGACAATGTCGATCACCTTGATACCGACGAACGGCAGGACCAACCCGCCGAGGCCGTAAATGAACAGGTTGCGGCGAAGCAGCGGGCCCGCACCGATAGGGCGATAGGCGACGCCCTTCAGCGCGAGCGGGATGAGAGCGATGATGATCAGCGCATTGAAGATGATCGCGGACAGGATCGCGCTTTGCGGCGTCGCAAGGTGCATGATGTTGAGCACGCCGAGCTGCGGATAAAACGCGAGGAAGATCGCCGGGATGATGGCGAAGTACTTTGCTACGTCGTTTGCAATCGAGAACGTCGTCAGCGCGCCACGCGTCATCAGAAGCTGCTTGCCGATTTCGACGATCTCGATGAGCTTGGTCGGATTGGAATCGAGATCGACCATGTTGCCGGCTTCGCGCGCGGCCTGCGTGCCGCTCTGCATGGCTACACCGACATCGGCTTGAGCCAGCGCGGGTGCGTCATTGGTGCCGTCGCCGCACATGGCGATCAACCGGCCATGCGCCTGCTCGTCGCGGATGTAGCGCAACTTGTCCTCCGGCGTGGCCTCGGCGATGAAATCGTCGACGCCTGCTTCCGATGCGATCGCCGCGGCGGTGATGGGATTGTCGCCGGTAATCATCACCGTCTTGATGCCCATTCGTCGCAATTCGGCAAATCGCTCCTTCACGTCCGCCTTCACCACGTCCTTGAGATGAATGACCGCCAGCAACCGGCCGCTGTCCACGAGGCCAAGAGGGGTGCCGCCGGCCCGCGCAATCTTGTCGACGGCCGCACGGAAAGCCGGTGGCTCCGCGAGATTCTGTCCGCTGGCTTGGCTTGCGAATTTCAGAATGGAGTCGATAGCGCCTTTGCGCAGCATCCGCTCGCCGATGTCGATGCCGGATAAGCGCGTGTTTGCGGAAAATTCGATGAACTTGGCGCTTGGTGGCGCGTCGTCGCGCTTCACGCCGTATTTCTCCTGCACCAAGGTCACGATGGAGCGGCCTTCAGCTGTTTCATCCGCGATGCTGGCGAGGAGTGCTGCTTCTGCCGCTTCGCGTTCGCTGACGCCGGGGACAGGGATGATTTCGGTCGCCAGGCGATTGCCGAACGTCACCGTGCCGGTCTTGTCGAGCAGCAGCGTATCGACGTCGCCAGCCGCCTCAACCGCGCGGCCCGACATCGCAAGCACGTTGAACCGAACCAGACGATCCATGCCGGCGATGCCGATGGCGGACAGAAGCGCACCGATCGTCGTCGGAATGAGCGTCACGAAGAGGGCGACCAGCACCACGATGGAGACCGCACCGCCCGCATAGGCCGCGTAGCTCGGGATCGTGGCGGTGGCGAATACGAAAATGATGGTGAGGCCGACCAGCAGAATCGTGAGCGCGATCTCATTCGGTGTCTTCTGGCGTTCCGCGCCTTCCACCAGCTTGATCATGCGGTCGAGGAAGGATGTGCCGGGCGAAGACGTGATCCGTACCACGATCCGGTCGGAGAGCACCGTCGTGCCGCCGGTCACCGCCGAGCGGTCGCCGCCGGATTCGCGGATCACAGGCGCGGATTCGCCCGTGACCGCCGCCTCATTGACCGAAGCGATGCCCTCGATGATTTCGCCGTCACCAGGAATGATGTCACCCGGTCCGCAGACGACGACATCGCCGGCTTCGAGCTCCTCCGCCATGATCCCCTCGAACAGTTCGGGATTGTCGGCGGTGAGCAAGCGCTTGGCACGCGTCTGTGTCCGTGTCCTGCGAAGCGTATCGGCCTGCGCGCGGCCTCTGCCTTCGGCCACGGCTTCGGCGAAGTTGGCAAACAGCACGGTGAACCACAGCCAGATGACGATCTGTGTTTCGAACAGAATGTTCGCGCCGCCCACGGCGATGTCGCGCACGAGCAGAACCGTGGTCAGCACCGTCACCATCTCGAGCACGAACATCACCGGATTCCTGGCGAGCGTACGGGGATCGAGCTTGAGAAAGGCCTGACCGATGGCGGGCACGACGATCTTGGGATCGAAGAGCGTATTCGCTGCCGAACGCTTACGGACTTTTGAGGTTTCCATGGCGATGATCCTTAGAAGACTTGGCCGGCTTGCATCGCGAGATGCTCGGCGATGGGGCCAAGTGCGAGTGCGGGGAAGA includes:
- a CDS encoding ABC transporter ATP-binding protein, with the protein product MQPQATPATNDTPLFETVNVSKYYGAYRALHDVSFRLSDGEFISIVGPNGAGKTTIVNVVTGLLKPTMGEVRFLGDDIAGVGPVELGRRGMARAFQLVNVFPALTVRETLGVAIASRLKRVSNPFRSLRKDTELQAEAERVAEVLGLRSRLDVVTSTLSQGEKKLLDIASAFALNPQVILLDEPTSGVSTGDKHAIMEVLVRAAKEAGVRGIVQVEHDMDLVARYSHRIVALQAGQVLADMPPDQFFSDPAMISAVVGTRPPTMKRAS
- a CDS encoding ABC transporter ATP-binding protein, coding for MLNLSNVKVDIQGSRILNGVTLEVGAGELVCLVGRNGAGKTTTFRSIMGYRRIRSGEITFDGLDLTKLPTWKIAQSGIGFSPEESEVYADLTVAENIELSTWTRPTGRDAKTRIEEAYNVFPKLRQYLARGGAELSGGERKMVSIARALTLDPKLLLLDEPFEGLSPAIIPLIAEGVASIRAMGKGVLMAESNVHHIPEYVDRLYVLERGELMFTGTLAEAHRDRDVMRVIAGEVEVAS
- a CDS encoding DUF6166 domain-containing protein, whose protein sequence is MKHYVGDRTIDGVQVQVDGAPLPQRTDVAQYSENGFEWSYEGESPLQLAFALLMDHLNDGEAAKASAKPFMRAVVANFDNEWEMTSSDIDLALTALENGGKAA
- a CDS encoding Zn-dependent alcohol dehydrogenase, whose translation is MPLTYRAAVLHAAKTPMTIETVTVAPLKPSDVVVKIRAAGLCHTDLEVIEGGLRFPMPIVLGHEAAGVVEEVGPEARGVRKGDHVVLSWNPHCGHCFYCDRDAPILCETYLGEGPKARGFDGDSRAMLGDGRSLQHLMYLGAFGEYCIVPDQQAIVVPKEIPFDRACLIGCGVMTGAGAALNLNAIAYGDTVMVIGCGAVGLAAVQGARLAGAGAVVAVDLDPAKLTLARKLGATHVINAKEQDVAVAGRDLTNGRGVDVVIESAGSPAAFRVTTEAVRPGGQVIWLGKVDVQQDVSFRWGSLMQEKRIRRVSYGNARPQRDFPLLAQAYLDGKFDLDALISRRIKLEDINAGFDALKRGETIRSVVMFD
- a CDS encoding GntR family transcriptional regulator, producing the protein MKSKKKASKRRTASRANHATLTDRAYSELEEIIVTLQIPPGTVLSERTLMQRLKIGRTPTREALQRLAHDGLVVIIPRRGIMVSEINLQKQFRLLEVRREIERLMARLAAERANDEERKEFAELAKNMLKAAKSADDMEFMRLDQRFNSLIADAAHNEFARRSIGLMNATSRRFWYQHYQQVADLPLAATLHAEVAKAISERNSKAAADASDRLIDYIEDFARKTLDA
- a CDS encoding response regulator encodes the protein MSSKTRVLIVDDEAAILRFLKPALEANSYEIYATTTVADAIKQIAAATPDIVLLDLGLPDGDGKDVIGKVREWSDVPIIVLSAREREAEKIEALDKGADDYVNKPFNVGELLARMRTATRHRMQRQAEIPVLRIGAVEIDSVRHRVTRGGVDIKLTPREFELLSFLSRHAGRIVTHRQILAAVWGAAHVEDTQYLRVYIGQLRQKIEENPDDPKLILTEPGIGYRISETAP
- a CDS encoding sensor histidine kinase — encoded protein: MAIEPAQRASPDALLARARKEDRGHLKIFLGAAPGVGKTYAMLAAARAESSGGRDVVAGLIETHGRRETETLAEGLETLPRKSIIYRNQVLHEFDLDAALERRPGLLLVDEYAHSNVPGSRHPKRWQDVDELLKAGIDVWSTLNIQHLESLNDVVQKITNVRVRETVPDIVFDKADEVMLVDFPPDELLKRLAEGKVYVQDTAARAVESFFKPQNLTALRELALRRAAERVDADLVERMQAEAIEGPWAAGERILACIGPDPISPAVVRTAKRLADLMDAPWIAVTVERPGVNPDETARKRLDDAMALARSLGADTDTLTGADIPAELLRFARFENVTQIVVGRSRNGFINELLRRSLPHELVRRTQDIAIHLVTRDRDSSRPRWRLPPLNANATAFLSATALIVGATGIGTILTDLTPIPNLSLIYLLAVLLTAVRFGIWPAVYASLLSFAAYNFFFIAPLYTFTIAEPYELLALAIFLLVAIITSAVAGRARYQAGVSASRMRAMRRLYEFTRRLSRLATPDAVAEGAASEMHISLARSIVVLMDNDTDLDLIAAWPPEDSLDAAAMMAARWAYQHNEPAGANTGTLPTIPWYFIPLRFGDRMLGVVGVAREKDQRDLDSESLALLDTLAEQAAAALDRAMLSREMVSAKTATEAERVRNTMLASISHDFRTPLSSILGSASSLLDYGEKLDPAARSDLLQHIKVEAEGLDELVRNLLAVTRIEAGALELRHDWVDLREIVQRIVSAARRRGAGQHFETKLPQDLPLIRADAALIEQAVGTIVANAVTHTPRETVIRIEGAVNENEVELAVVDDGPGIPPDALPRIFEKFVSLGGTSNADGGQGTGLGLAIAKGIAEAHGGSVEAQSPIAHGHGTRFVLHLPRGRAES
- a CDS encoding K(+)-transporting ATPase subunit C, producing the protein MLKEIRPALVVLLMLTAITGLAYPLAITGLAQAIFPAQANGSLIERNGKVIGSELIGQQFESDRYFHGRLSATTAPDPQDASKSVPLPYNAANSGGSNLGPTSKDLAGRLKDDVAKLKAENPSGSLPVDLVTTSASGLDPHISPEAAFFQVSRVAKARHLPETTIRALVTGQIEGRMWGFLGEPRVNVLKLNLALDKLQS
- the kdpB gene encoding potassium-transporting ATPase subunit KdpB — encoded protein: METSKVRKRSAANTLFDPKIVVPAIGQAFLKLDPRTLARNPVMFVLEMVTVLTTVLLVRDIAVGGANILFETQIVIWLWFTVLFANFAEAVAEGRGRAQADTLRRTRTQTRAKRLLTADNPELFEGIMAEELEAGDVVVCGPGDIIPGDGEIIEGIASVNEAAVTGESAPVIRESGGDRSAVTGGTTVLSDRIVVRITSSPGTSFLDRMIKLVEGAERQKTPNEIALTILLVGLTIIFVFATATIPSYAAYAGGAVSIVVLVALFVTLIPTTIGALLSAIGIAGMDRLVRFNVLAMSGRAVEAAGDVDTLLLDKTGTVTFGNRLATEIIPVPGVSEREAAEAALLASIADETAEGRSIVTLVQEKYGVKRDDAPPSAKFIEFSANTRLSGIDIGERMLRKGAIDSILKFASQASGQNLAEPPAFRAAVDKIARAGGTPLGLVDSGRLLAVIHLKDVVKADVKERFAELRRMGIKTVMITGDNPITAAAIASEAGVDDFIAEATPEDKLRYIRDEQAHGRLIAMCGDGTNDAPALAQADVGVAMQSGTQAAREAGNMVDLDSNPTKLIEIVEIGKQLLMTRGALTTFSIANDVAKYFAIIPAIFLAFYPQLGVLNIMHLATPQSAILSAIIFNALIIIALIPLALKGVAYRPIGAGPLLRRNLFIYGLGGLVLPFVGIKVIDIVVTALQLA